The stretch of DNA atcacttttttgttttccGAATCTCAATCTTACCTCAAACGACAAAACAAACGACTCAAGGCTCCAACTTAGGAGTCAAAGTCGTCACAACGTCAACTACGGTGAGGAAAATCTTGTCTTCTCCAATCAAGTTGGTGAATCGGACGCATAGAGCTTGTCGAGCACCACCCGCCCCGGATTCGCTAAAGCAATCTGCATGGAAATGGGAATGAATCAATGGAGATAATAGCTACTTGTTTATGAGACATGCACGGTCCCAAGAATTCATGTGTTCCGTTACTTTTAGTTAGGGCACCCACAATAGGGTGTTAAATGGATTTTTTAACACCCCATCTCCATTGTGAGTGGGCGTTATAACGCCCACTCATAGGAGAGAGATTTGAACACCCCTCTGTCcgtttttttttagaaaaaattggcaaattagcgacggtatgAGCGACGGTTGTGGACAACCGTCGCTGACACACGGGCCCCacgtatttttaattattttaattttgtttttaaattttgactTTCACTTGAACGGTAGGATTGGTTTTTtgacaaaaaataattttaataaatatatttttaaaaaatattttttttcacgaACGGTTATTGTTTCATTtcaatttcataattatttctTTCGAACGCCtactttatttaataaatatatttttaaaaaaattaatattatttattaaaattaataaaaattattttattaaaaagtaaGATGGCTTTAAAAATTAGAATAatgatttaaataatataaaacatatttaaaacaaatttatttaatgagTGGACTGTGGGACCCATAAATAATGAGTTTGAATGTTAAAAGGAATGTGAGTAAAAGAGATATGTTGTTATAATgagtatgtggcagtggacccCATGCTTTTTGATGAGTTGATGTGTGTTATAGTGGATGCCCTTAGacactatatatttatataccaTACCTGTGTATCTTTCTTTTGCAGATGTTTTTGCAGATCTTCCATGGAATGAATGCCGCTTGTGTCGATATCAGCTACAAATGCATACCAAAAAATGGAAAAGAATTTGGAGTATATGATTTAGGATGTTGAGAATTAAATTCAAGAGTAACATTTGCATCACACCCAGTATTTATGAAGCGAAAAATTCTTTACGTGACATTTCAATTTTAACCACTGAATTTTTTGTGGGGCTGCTGCCTTCAAGCTGTTCCATCTCTTCATCAGTCAGCAATCTCAGTATCATGTAAAAGTAAGCGTATCTTCATTTGCACTCACAGCAGAAAACTTACATTCGTTTAATTACAACGACGGGACCGAACTAAAAAGACTAGGACTCATCTATACCTCTCCCTATTGTAAATTGTCATTCAAAAAATAGATGGCAGCAGAATCAGCTCTCATAATCAGAAGTCCAGCAATTTTGGTGGCTTCCGGATATTGTTGAATGTTCCGGTAAACCGAAGTTCTCGGGATTTTGCCAAGCACCACAGTTTGAGGCCTTGTTACTTGGAGAAGAATCTTGACAATCAATGACTTTATATTGAtacaaatttaaaatctttaatatTTAGAAAGCAATTGATTACAATTACATATAATTATGTACCATCATTATAACTAGTCGTGCCCAAATAGCATCGGGCCTAGTTACTATTGAGCTAACTACCACGGCCCAAATAATGCTTGAATTGACTtaaattttaaggaaaaaatttctacatctttttttttttaaccttaTTTGTTAGATCTTCTATGTTCTACCaatgtttttattatatttgaacTCAATAAAGTTGTATTCGGATGGAAATTGGAAGGATATCAAATCTATGAATTTCGTTTATATTTTATCAATGAAAAATAGATCAATGAATTCATAAACTGTTTATTTTtacatattatttatataaaatagaattaatttcaaattatatcACTATTCGgtgaatttaaaattcatcgtaattaatatgaaatatgatagaaacatgaaaataatacatttgaAGTTTATGATATTAATCAtttaaacaaaacaaaacaaaaaacacatacgaatatatttgaaatttttctgTCCAAACACTCACTTCCATACCTTTCCAAGTTTAGAAAAAAGCTGATGGATTAATGATACGATTCATCAGCACTCATTTCACGGATTTAGATTCTCTACTAAAGTAGAAACACAGCACCTGATGCTGTGCACTTTTTATACGAGATGATCAGTTGATAATCTGATGGATCTCACACAGTGtcagataaatttaaaaaaatttcagacGAAACGAGATAATCAGTTGATCGTCTCGTGTAAAAAGAGCATATCATTGAACTGTGTTTTCAGTTACAGCAGAATATCCAAATCCCTCGTTTCACGCATATTTCTTTGCCTCGAGAAAGTTATTGCATTAATGATTCCACGTAGAATAtcaaagttatatatatatatatatatatatatatatatatatactttcatttatttattactaaaaatcatagtaaaaattaACCAAATTTGGAAGCTTCTCCTCGGCTTCAATCTCGTCCCCACTGACACATGCAATAGAAGAGTATAAATACTTTGGGCGCCGCGTGTTTTGCCATTAGTGTGGCGTAAAAAGTTAGAGAACGCTGCTCTGATTTGCTCTTCGATTTCTCAATTGATCAAGCTTTCGCTTCGGTAATGTATCAATGCAGATCACGCTCTTTGATTCATCACATTCCTCATTCATTTGATCTTTTTCTGTAACAAATTTGAATTTCAGTGCTGTAAGTTTTTGGGATTTCATTTGAATTAATGCAATTTTCATTGTTTCTGCGGCTCGGAATCAGTAAAAAATTTGTGTTCTTTTTTCTTTAATCGCAGGAAAAGGTTTCGAATCCAATAATGGCGAGCATAAAACATATGGATGTGTACTAGAATTCTACAGGTATAGGCCTAAATATTAAATCTATACGTAGCAGCTACAGCTAATGCTTGAAATTTCTATTTCAGTATTACGGTCGAACCGTCGAAGAAATTTTAGATGTTTCTGTTATGAATTTGCTAATTTCGCACGCTTTTAGTGTTTTTGTTGACGAAGATTTCAAAATTAGGTTTACATTTAAAGTTGCCGAAATGCAAGTCAGAATCTTGATGTTTCAGCGCAGAGAAAAACATTGATTTTCCTGAATTTGCTACGATATTAAATTATACGATTAATTAATTGCAGAGTATTTCCATGGAAAATCAGCGCAATTCCAAAGTTCCGAAACTGAAATCATTCGACGGTGTCATCTCGCCGATCAACGTACCGAATTTCGTAGGCGGTCGCCGCTTTCACCGCTCACCTTTGAGTCCCATTCTCGACCCGTACGCATCTGACAGTTCGGATTCTCCATCTCCACTGATGAAGTACCTGTGCTCTCCGGGGCTCGGCGCCACTGTCCCATCCTCGCCGGTGTTTGCTACGCCTCTGAAGGTCGAGGAGGATGTTCTAGTTATGGACGGAATTCCGGTGCCAAAATCCAATAAAGGCGGCCGAGCGAGAGTAAGGTCAACTCTGACATCATTGAGTTTGAATTCTACTTCTTTGTCACAGCCATTTGGTGTGGGATCCGAGAATAGCTGTTCCAACAAGGCGGATATATGTCGTAATTGGGAGGATTCTGGTACATGCCGCTTGAGTTCCAAATGCCAGGTCGACAATCTCTCTCTATCAAAAGTATTATAATCTAATGGTTCTCATTCTTTCCAAAATAATATCTAATGGTTCTTATTTCCTTTCACTATATATAATGGGTAAGATAAAGTCGTTGCTTATAATTTGAGAGGAAAAGTACCTAAAAGCCCATATCCGCAAAAGTGCTATTTAGGATGCACGGAGTAAAAACTTTATTGATTCACTTTCATATGCAACAGTCTGCACACGGCAAGGAGGACCTGCGTCCTCCTCGTTTCTCTGGCAAGAACAAGCTTGAGGTATGAAGGATACATTCTTTTCTCATTTTCCTTTACTTTTCTTGCCGAATAATACATCATCATTATTAGGCCAAGCGTTGAATTTCACATCTTTATACCACAAGATTTCTTGTGTGGTTTCTTGATACTTTTCCAATTTTCTTGCGAATAGATCTTCAAACAGTACATAAGTTCCAGCGGATCAAGCTCATCATCACATGGAAAGAAAAGCTGTTCAGTTCAACAAATCATCGCCTCATCcactgcagcagcagcagcactcTCATTGCCGACACCACCCACAATGGCCTCATCGACATCTACTCTCGAAATCAAACCCAATTCTGCATCCATCGATGATAGCAAAGTCCCAAATCCTGCCCTTTCATCTTCAAATTGGTCACCTCTGGATGATGGAATTGAGGTGGTTTTACCACTTGGATTaaatgaaagaaaaaagaaTCCCTCGAAGGAAGATTTGGAGGCTCAGATACAAAAAGTTCTATATGGTACAGGTTCGACAAAAAGATTGCCTGTGTTTCTCAATATTTGCACCGACTGATTTCTTGATTGGGTTCTCTTTTGGCTGAAGAAATACTAGTATAAGATTCACCAGTCGCGCCACTGATTTAGATGGTAAAATTGCTGAGATTTTGTGATATCATTTACCAGTTTTGAGCCACAATTTGGCTGTGAGATAGAGGTATAGTTAAATACTATGAACAATGAATAGCAAGTACAGTTACCTGATTACATGTCTATTGTTTCCTGAATGAATATATGAGAAGAATTTTTTTCTGGTCCATGAATTCGAGCACATTTTGGCACCTATTGATCAGTACTTGGATATGAACTCGAAGGTAACACTTGGTACagtaaaatcaagaaaatttgatgatgagacAGGTTTGAAATTCAAAAGATTTTCTTACAACTGTTAAGATTGCTACACCACGTAAATTATGATTGTTGTGCCATATGGTACGAGTGAGAATTGTTGGGAAATCGGACTTGAGTGGATAAGAATTAAGGCTTGAACTCCTTATATATGGAGGTGGGTGAGTGTTTTAACCTCAATTCACATTGGTTTCAACATTATATTGGTGTTTAAACACAATGGTTTGAATACAATGTGATTGCTCTAAGTTGGAATACTGAATTGGTTCTATTGAATGATGAAttttagtaaataaattctcGTATAGTAATGGAATTTTATTTGAACTGAACCATGTTTAAACCTACAGATTGTTATTAATTTTtcctttttgttaaaaaaaaaatcttcattactatctcataaatacTTAAATATGGTACCGTTTGGTTTGTGAATATGATGGACAATGAGAgtgataaaaatataaaaatgagaATAAATTATCACGAAACCAAAATCGAATCGGCTTCAAACGTAATTGGaataaatatgtattttttggccaaaaaaaatataaagttaTTAATGTAACAAAGTAATCGagaaattaattatatatatattagatcAGATTCAATCGGAATGGATTAAAATGGTTCTGAATTTATTTTCAAGCAACTCGATCTGATTAAacgaattttcaaaaaatatatttaaaaaacctCGAAATGGGCCACTTATCCACAAGCCCAATGAATAATAAAGgtccaaaatattttcaaaaaaacctCGAAAAGACTTTACGATAACAGGCTTCTCAGTCACACACTTGACACTTCTCCCGCCCACCTCCAGTGGTGAGATAGAGACTGCAAATGGAGGAAAAAGACGAGAAAATCAACATTGGTAGCTCTGCACAAATGGATGGAGGGCATTGGAAGCTGTACGAAGCCTACAATGAGCTCCATGGCCTGGCTCAGGAGTTCTCCACACCGTTCGACGTGCCGGCGGTCCTGTTGGTGGGCCACCAGACTGACGGGAAGAGTGCGCTTGTGGAGGCTCTTATGGGCTTTCAGTTTAACCATGTTGGTGGCGGAACCAAGACACGTCGTCCCATTACCTTGCATATGAAGTTCAATCCCGATTGTGACACCCCGCTTTGCCACCTTCTATCGGATTCGGATCCTTCTGTTCCGCAGGAAAAATCCCTCCAAGAAATTCAGGCATGTGTGAATTGGTTTAAAGGTGCAATAAATTGTTACATTAATCTCATCCTTCCATCTTTCAACATATATTGAAAGTTATGATCAAAATCTTCAACAAAGCTAATCTAGGGGCATTGTCTGCCCAATGAACACTTTAACATTGTATTCCCTGAAGTGCCTTTAATGTATAATTGCATATATTTACAATATCATTGGATGTGATGATTGTTCTGCTGCAGGCGTACATTGAAGCTGAAAACATGAGGCTGGAAAGAGAACCTTCCCAATTTTCTTCAAAAGAAATAATAATCAGATTAGAGTACAAGTATTGTCCGAACCTTACCATTATAGACACCCCTGGACTTGTTGCTCCAGCCCCAACTCGGAAAAATCGGGGATTGCAGGTGAGGTTCTCATTTCAACTTAGTTAGTTTCGCTTCAAGATCACATATTTTCATCGTCCGAGTTCTAAGAATCTTTTATGGCAGATTCAAGCTCGTGCTGTGGAATCGTTGGTGCGACATAAGATGCAGCACAAGGAATTTATCATATTATGCCTTGAAGATTGTAATGATTGGAGTAATGCCACAACACGGAGGGTAgtgatgcaagtatgttcatGTCAGCTGTGTAGGTTAACTTACTTTAATAGCCCCAGAAAATAATGAAGTGCTCTTAGTTTGTTCACTATGTTTCCACGTGCGAAAGAAATGTATCTTACAACCTGTCTTAGTTTACTTAGCAATTAGTGGGTAGAAAAGGGTCTACAGGCTTTGATTTCTTTGATGAACTGCATTAGATAAGTTGGACTTGCTTAAGTAAATTTACTATTCTAATAGAAAATTTGTGTGGAAAGAGTCATATAAGTATCGGGTAATGTCGTTTTTGCTTAACTGCATTATTAATTCATGTGCATTAACCATAAAATTATTGCCAAAAGTATCTACCTGAGGTTTATTCACATCATAAGGATAAACATTTTACACTTTTTTCAGATTTTGAGACTGTCCGAGAGCCTATAGATCACCAAGGACTTAATGAATTATGCAGTTGCCTTATTTTACAAGCCCCATCAGCTTGTATGCTCTCTTGTTTCAACTAATAAATATGTTTAGAATCCTTTGCAGACTCAAAATTTATTATAAGGATCATGAAAGTATTCTTGTCAGTGTGGTCATGAGAAAATATAGAATTTTTTCTGTTGCATGAATTTTAATTGACCTAGGAAGCTCTTGCATTATCAAAAGAACAAGCGATTTACATCTACTACAACCAGATGATCAGATCTACAAACTTCAGTTCAGACCATGAAGTACTATGAACCAAAACAAGGACTCTTTAAAAATTTGAGGATGGTGATGCCATTTACTATTCAAAACTTTCGACATTTATCTGTTCTGTAAACGATTGATTCCATCTTGCGCTCTTATATAGATTGATCCTGAACTTTCAAGGACTGTAGTTGTGTCGACAAAGCTAGATACAAAAATCCCTCAGTTTGCACGGGCTTCAGACGTGGAAGTTTTTCTTTCACCACCTGCATGTACGCTTGATGGCTTCATGTTAGGGGATTCACCCTTTTTCACATCTGTTCCTTCTGGGAGAGTTGGATCTGGGCATGAATCAGTCTACAGGTCAAATGATGAGTTCAAACAGGTTAGACTCTATTCTTCTTGAGCCACATCATGTCCAATAAGACAGTTTACGAGAGAGCCTTTCATGCGCTGACATATCATATGTTTTTATGTGGTACTCTTTTCTATTTTATATTTCTTTGTAAGTTCTAAATTTTACAGCTTTTCCAACATCGTTATTTATGCAAGATTTGGTCTCAGAAGATAATTGATGACAGATTGCTATACTTTGTAAATTGCCACTTTGTTTAACCGGTCAGGGTGAGTGAGATTCGGTTACAATTTGCAAAAACTTCAAGTGAGTTCATTCCAAGTAACAGGCTACAGAAATTGGTATTGGTCTTATCTCGAGGCCTTCATTTTCTATTGACCGGTCTCAAAACTTTATATTCagtgtataaaaaaaaaagtccTTAAGAATCTACAAGATTTATGCTTATTCTTCAGGATTATTGATGATTTCGACTTGGCTAAAAACCTATTCTATCCAGGGCTTTTGTCAGACCAATATCATGCTTGACAAAGTCATCAACAGTGTTTTAGGAATAGGCGAGCCTAACATTGTTGGTGTAGCCACCTACAACCTTCAGCATTGTGGAGTGCACTACCTTATATGTTTTAATGCTGTATTTACTGTCTTGCCAATATGGATTGCAAATTAATCTTCTCCTTATTCTTTGTTAGGCTATATCATTGAGGGAGATAGAAGATATCATAGCTTTGGAGGAAAAGTTAGGTAGGACACTTTCAAAACTTGAAAGAAGCAGAATTGGTGTTAGCAGCCTTCGGTTATTCTTGGAGGAGTTGCTGCAGAAAAGGTATACAATGTGCATATTGCTGCATACGAGTGGCCATTAATGCTGTATCTTACAGTTCTGTGATCTTCATGTATTTCAAGGTATATGGACAGCGTACCATTGATCATTCCACTTCTTGAAAAAGAGTATCGGAGCACAACAAAGAAGCTAAGTGACATAAATCAGGAACTAAGGTTTGACGTTTCTTCAGGACATaggatattaaaaaaattgaaatattttaatggTGAACATCATCAGAAGATTACTTTCTTGGTGATTATATTCAACCTAGGTTGCAAAATCACTTGAAGTGGGCATATTCTGTTTTCTTCACTTTTCAAATTTTCTCTTAAGTGGTCCTGTTGATGTCTCTTTGCTTGTTTAGTTTCCATTTCTTTTTTAGCACATTAAATTGAAGTGACTTGTGACATTTGAccttttgaattgagttgctgTTGTTGTTGGCCTTTCCTCAGCACTTTGGATGAAGTGAAACTCAAAGAGAAAGGAAGAGTTTTCCACGATCTTTTCTTGACCAAGGTGAAATGTATTTTGATATCTAACTTTTAACTATTATGAATTTCCAAGACACTGTCCCTAGTAGAACTTGAAAGATAAACAAGCTAAGATTGCAAAAAGACAGGAGTTACTTGTTTCTGACAAATTAACAATGGCCTTGACTCTTAGCTTAGAGCCTTTGACTGGTTGATCATTTGATTTGCTGCCATATATAATTAGATTCACTGGCATATTTGTGGCTTTGCCACCACACTGCACCTCTTTTTGCATGAACTTTGCTAGCTTTTAGAAATAATCTGGCTGATCATTTACATTTTATTTCTTGTCATAATTTACTCATATATCGAGATGGTTCATTGTTTGTTTTCCAACTAACCAGTATGAAAAATTTATCTTTGCCTTTCAAGCTGCCATGCCTGATTATAGTTTTATTGCTCAGTTATCACTTCTGCTGAAAGGAACGGTTGTTGCACCACCGGATAAATTTGGTAAGCTCTTTGCGACCACTCAATAGTTCGACAAAGAGAGCATCATCGTGTTATTCACAGTTTCAACCATACGATCTAGTTTCAGTTTTATCATGGATAGTTCCTATTTTGTTGTgctcatattcattttcattgttTTATTCACGTCTGTTTGCCTCTCTATATCATGTTTGGTTCATTGTGTTGATTACATTTATGTACTTGATTTCTTACTAATATATTGGTAGCTCAACTTTGTTCATTTTTCAGGTGAAACTCTACAAGATGAGAGAGTCAATGGAGGATCATTTATTGGCTCTGATGGCCTTCAGTTGCCTCAGAAGTTAATACCTGTAAGTAGTTCTATATTTTTGCAAATGTGTATCTTTTTCCTCCATGCACCTTCATGTTTTGTGTATGAAAAAAAACACGGAATGCATTTTATTACTGTTACTTTCTTTTCATGCCAGTTTTACTAATTATTTTGCGTTATGCTTTTCCCTTTTGATCCGTTCTCATGGAAATTGTTGAAAAGGAGCATGCTTACTTATTATGCCATCAAGTGTATGTTTTACAGAAACTATGCTCACATTTGATGTGTGTGAAATTTAATTGTGCTGGTTTTTCCAAGTTGAAGCACTTAATCAACACTTAACAAAAGTTTTACTTGTTGGATACTGTATCCTCTCCGTTAGGATTGAAAGAGTCTTTACCTTTTAAGTAgtttaatattttcttatttcTAAGAATCTAATTTTATGCTTTTTTGGTTATTCTTTTATCCAGAAGTGACATAAACATCTTGCTGCctgatatttttattgttgGGATTTTATATATTCTTGCTTCCAATAACATTAATTAGATTCCTAAGTTATTTACCAAATGCTGCCATGGGATTGAGTGATGTTATTTGTGTTCTCACAGGAATTTTATTTATGTTGTTGCTACGCAGAATGCGGGAATGCGTCTTTATGGAGGTGCTCAATATCATCGTGCAATGGCTGAGTTTCGTTTTGTTGTTGGGGGAATCAAATGTCCTCCTATTACACGTGAAGAAATTGTCAATGCATGTGGAGTTGAGGACATCCATGATGGAACAAACTATTCCAGGTATTAACTAATTATAGCTGTGTTCAGTTCATGAATTTGGTCAGCCTTTCCCAATATAGTAGTTACTTAATCTTATTATTACACATTTGGGACATTAGGACAGCTTGTGTCATCGCTGTTGCAAAGGCTCGTGATACTTTTGAACCTTTTCTCCATCAGGTGATAAATTCAACGCCTTAAATAACTTTATTTCCACTTTTACATTGCAGTATTTTGTCGGTTTCTAGTAAAAACTGAAGATTtgtcatgcataaacatttatttcaaaaatcaaaTGCCGAGATTTGAGCAGGGACCTGCTCTTACTGGATGAAAATATACTAAAGGAGTCTTTTTGTAAAAAATTGTGGTTTTTGACATCGAACCGAAAGGATTTGTAGTTTTCACCTTGTCTGGATCCATCTTGTTCCTTGTCGGTGAAATATTGAGACCTGTTAGTTGTGACCATCCCTTTGCCATCTGGCCGTACTTTGACTTGAGCTCTGAGATCTTGTATATTTTACATTCCATAACGAGTATTGCTTTCtagatgcatctaaattaaagTTTGTTGTTTTCTGTGCACAAGTTGGGTGCTAGACTGCTACACATTCTGAAAAGAATGCTTCCCATATCAGTTTTTCTTCTCCAGGTAAGATTTGTAGCCTTGTATGTTTCTGGTTCTAGGATTAACACCCTTTTTTAAAACTTGAGCTtgctggtattatatctgtacTTACCACTTATACTGCTTGTGATTTCCAACAGAGAGACGGTGAATATTTGAGTGACCATGAAGTTTTTCTGAAACGTGTTTCTGCTGCCTTCAACAACTTTGCTGAATCAACCGAACGTTCGTGTCATGAAAAGTAAGTGTAACTGCCTTGACATTTCAGGTTCTCATGACCTGGCTGTAAAAACTGTGGCTTTGCCAAGTGATCATGCAACCTTAAGTTAATTCAGATGCTCTGTCTTTGCTATTGTGTTGTATTTGTGAATTATGTGTATGGAGCAATATTTTGTTGTTCTTATTACTTTAAACAACATATATCAAAGTTGTTCTACTTAATTTAAATTGAGTACATACGTTGATGAAAATGAATCTTTTCCTTTaattgtttatagtttatttttcaagCTTGGCAACCCATTTGTTATTTTCAGGTATATAAAGGAGGCAATTACCTATATATGTTCTCCATTTTATTtgaccaattaattaaataaaaaattataataatcagTTAAATCTATGATTCATGCTTCAATGTAGTCTTGCaatttatatgatttatcatGTATCCGTGTAGCATATGGACTGTTTTTCATAGTATTGATCCTATAGCCTTGACAACTTCTTCGACATGAAACAAGTAGACTATTAGTACTTGGCATTTTACCTTTTCAATGTTCCTGCATAATTAGCACAATTTGAATTCCATTGATATCATTTGTTTTCAATTTACTCATTTATAGGACTTATATCAACATTCCATTGCAAATATTGCAGGTGTTTGGAAGACCTAGTAAGCACTACTCGTTATGTTTCGTGGTCTCTCCACAATAAGGTAGTGAAGTTgccatttgaatttaataatgAATTTTTCATTCCATTCTTTGTTTGCTCACTTATCTTTTCAAAATGCTGCAGTCTCATACCTGTAATTAATCACATGTTTCCTAATTCCTGTCTTTAGAATGAATGctgaatatattttttaaagtgtCTGTTTTGGCTTATGAATAATAATATGTTTGATGtattttcttctttattttgGAGGTTCAGGTCCACTGTGTTGAGGTGTGAGTCGTGTGACATTAATATCTTTTGGTGTATATGCACCCCCACTCAGTGAAAACCCAATTTATACACTTAAATGAAATGAAGCGAGAACGGTGCTAAATGCTTTTAGGACTTGGGAGAATTCGCGCTCTTTCCTTGTTTTTTTACCTGAGAGGGAGTCATGGTGGAATGGTGATTGACCATTGCCCCTTCTTACTTTGATTTATCTGGATTTAAGAGTCTATTGATGGTAATATGAAAGTTATTAATTATTACGATACATCAGACAAGCTAAACATGTATGTGATTTGTAAAATTGCTCCTCTTTGCTTTCATATTCTTACCTATCTGTTCACACAATATTACATTGCAGAATCGAGCTGGATTACGTCAGTTCTTGGACTCGTTTGGTGGATCGGAGCAGTCTACAGCTGGTGTTCATTCCGCTAATTCGTTTTCTGAATTATCATCTGGACCCGTAGCCAATGAGAAGCTAGAGAATAAGTTGAAGTCAGATGTAAAACTCAACCATCTGGCTTCAGGAAATGATTCTGCAACTAGTATTGCTACAACCGAGACAAGGCTGGCTGACCTTCTGGATAGCACGCTCTGGAATAGAAGGCTTGCCCCTTCCTCTGAACGAATTGTTTATGCATTAGTTCAACAAATTTTTCATGGGATCAGAGAATATTTCCTTGCATCCGCAGAACTAAAGGTTTATTAACATCC from Primulina tabacum isolate GXHZ01 chromosome 3, ASM2559414v2, whole genome shotgun sequence encodes:
- the LOC142538929 gene encoding uncharacterized protein LOC142538929, whose amino-acid sequence is MCTRILQSISMENQRNSKVPKLKSFDGVISPINVPNFVGGRRFHRSPLSPILDPYASDSSDSPSPLMKYLCSPGLGATVPSSPVFATPLKVEEDVLVMDGIPVPKSNKGGRARVRSTLTSLSLNSTSLSQPFGVGSENSCSNKADICRNWEDSGTCRLSSKCQSAHGKEDLRPPRFSGKNKLEIFKQYISSSGSSSSSHGKKSCSVQQIIASSTAAAAALSLPTPPTMASSTSTLEIKPNSASIDDSKVPNPALSSSNWSPLDDGIEVVLPLGLNERKKNPSKEDLEAQIQKVLYGTGSTKRLPVFLNICTD
- the LOC142539937 gene encoding dynamin-like protein ARC5 isoform X1, coding for MEEKDEKINIGSSAQMDGGHWKLYEAYNELHGLAQEFSTPFDVPAVLLVGHQTDGKSALVEALMGFQFNHVGGGTKTRRPITLHMKFNPDCDTPLCHLLSDSDPSVPQEKSLQEIQAYIEAENMRLEREPSQFSSKEIIIRLEYKYCPNLTIIDTPGLVAPAPTRKNRGLQIQARAVESLVRHKMQHKEFIILCLEDCNDWSNATTRRVVMQIDPELSRTVVVSTKLDTKIPQFARASDVEVFLSPPACTLDGFMLGDSPFFTSVPSGRVGSGHESVYRSNDEFKQAISLREIEDIIALEEKLGRTLSKLERSRIGVSSLRLFLEELLQKRYMDSVPLIIPLLEKEYRSTTKKLSDINQELSTLDEVKLKEKGRVFHDLFLTKLSLLLKGTVVAPPDKFGETLQDERVNGGSFIGSDGLQLPQKLIPNAGMRLYGGAQYHRAMAEFRFVVGGIKCPPITREEIVNACGVEDIHDGTNYSRTACVIAVAKARDTFEPFLHQLGARLLHILKRMLPISVFLLQRDGEYLSDHEVFLKRVSAAFNNFAESTERSCHEKCLEDLVSTTRYVSWSLHNKNRAGLRQFLDSFGGSEQSTAGVHSANSFSELSSGPVANEKLENKLKSDVKLNHLASGNDSATSIATTETRLADLLDSTLWNRRLAPSSERIVYALVQQIFHGIREYFLASAELKFNCFLLMPVVDKLPALLRDDLESAFEDDLDNVFNITSLRQSLGQRKRETEIELKRIDRLKEKFRQIHQQLNSNQVTSSRASRP
- the LOC142539937 gene encoding dynamin-like protein ARC5 isoform X2 yields the protein MRLEREPSQFSSKEIIIRLEYKYCPNLTIIDTPGLVAPAPTRKNRGLQIQARAVESLVRHKMQHKEFIILCLEDCNDWSNATTRRVVMQIDPELSRTVVVSTKLDTKIPQFARASDVEVFLSPPACTLDGFMLGDSPFFTSVPSGRVGSGHESVYRSNDEFKQAISLREIEDIIALEEKLGRTLSKLERSRIGVSSLRLFLEELLQKRYMDSVPLIIPLLEKEYRSTTKKLSDINQELSTLDEVKLKEKGRVFHDLFLTKLSLLLKGTVVAPPDKFGETLQDERVNGGSFIGSDGLQLPQKLIPNAGMRLYGGAQYHRAMAEFRFVVGGIKCPPITREEIVNACGVEDIHDGTNYSRTACVIAVAKARDTFEPFLHQLGARLLHILKRMLPISVFLLQRDGEYLSDHEVFLKRVSAAFNNFAESTERSCHEKCLEDLVSTTRYVSWSLHNKNRAGLRQFLDSFGGSEQSTAGVHSANSFSELSSGPVANEKLENKLKSDVKLNHLASGNDSATSIATTETRLADLLDSTLWNRRLAPSSERIVYALVQQIFHGIREYFLASAELKFNCFLLMPVVDKLPALLRDDLESAFEDDLDNVFNITSLRQSLGQRKRETEIELKRIDRLKEKFRQIHQQLNSNQVTSSRASRP